The Raphanus sativus cultivar WK10039 chromosome 2, ASM80110v3, whole genome shotgun sequence genome includes a region encoding these proteins:
- the LOC108839875 gene encoding FCS-Like Zinc finger 2 produces the protein MDVPKRKPYFKEEEADMEAGVSSPSSLYKNMNRYHPQSYYNYHQYSPRSVVVPGKFHDFRFDHSSFGQQSLPHFLDSCSLCKKRLGNNRDIFMYRGDTPFCSEECREEQINKDEAKEKKRNLSSSVKAMRRNEKRSSSSSPTRSRDYALQTGTVVAA, from the exons ATGGACGTTCCCAAGAGAAAGCCTTatttcaaagaagaagaagctgatatGGAAGCTGGAgtttcatctccttcttctttataCAAAAACATGAATCGGTACCATCCTCAGAGTTACTATAATTACCATCAGTACTCACCCAGATCCGTTGTTGTTCCTGGGAAGTTCCATGATTTTAGATTCGACCATAGCTCTTTCGGACAACAATCACTTCCTCATTTCTTGGACTCCTGTTCTCTCTGTAAGAAGCGTCTTGGTAATAACAGAGACATCTTCATGTACAG AGGAGACACACCGTTCTGTAGCGAAGAGTGTAGAGAAGAACAGATAAATAAAGACGAAGCGAAAGAGAAGAAACGTAATCTGTCTTCATCTGTGAAAGCTATGAGAAGAAATGAAAAGagaagctcttcttcttctccaactaGATCTCGTGACTATGCTTTACAAACTGGAACTGTTGTTGCTGCCTAG
- the LOC108842937 gene encoding casein kinase II subunit beta-2 isoform X1, whose protein sequence is MYKERGTRGSKSEVMDRKRVNEAHDNNRASYSMSHTVSGKGKAASNSVTIGKQLNHHDHHRNSRDPRSKATISDAVDVSDTDSEESEVSGSEGEDTSWISWFCNLRGNEFFCEVDDDYIQDDFNLCGLNHQVPYYDYALDLILDVDFSQGERFTDEQNELVESAAEMLYGMIHARYILTSKGLASMLDKYKNYDFGRCPRVYCCGQPCLPVGQSDIPRSSTVKIYCPKCEDVYYPRSKYQGNIDGAYFGTTFPHLFLMTYGHLKPQKAAQSYVPRVFGFKLHKP, encoded by the exons ATGTACAAGGAGAGGGGAACGCGTGGATCGAAGTCGGAGGTGATGGATCGGAAACGGGTAAACGAGGCTCACGATAATAACCGAGCGTCGTATTCGATGTCTCACACCGTCAGTGGAAAGGGGAAGGCAGCTTCGAACTCCGTCACGATAGGGAAGCAATTGAATCATCATGACCACCACAGAAACAGCCGCGATCCTCGTTCCAAAGCCACCATTTCCGACG CTGTAGATGTATCAGACACAGACAGCGAAGAATCTGAGGTCAGTGGTTCCGAAGGGGAGGACACCTCGTGGATATCTTGGTTCTGCAACTTGCGTGGGAACGAGTTCTTTTGTGAAGTTGATGATGATTACATCCAGGATGACTTCAACTTGTGTGGCCTCAACCATCAAGTTCCCTACTACGACTATGCCCTTGATTTGATTTTGGATGTTGATTTTTCTCAGG GTGAGAGGTTTACAGACGAACAGAATGAATTGGTGGAGTCAGCTGCAGAGATGCTATATGGAATGATTCATGCTCGTTACATTTTGACCAGCAAAGGCCTGGCTTCTATG TTAGACAAATACAAAAACTATGACTTTGGAAGATGCCCAAGAGTTTATTGTTGTGGACAGCCTTGTTTACCGGTTGGTCAATCGGATATCCCTCGATCAAGCACCGTAAAGATATATTGCCCCAAATGTGAAGACGTGTATTACCCACGATCAAAATACCAAGGAA ACATAGATGGAGCATACTTTGGGACAACGTTTCCTCATCTGTTTCTGATGACGTATGGACATCTGAAGCCACAAAAGGCAGCGCAAAGCTACGTTCCAAGAGTGTTTGGGTTTAAGTTACACAAGCCGtga
- the LOC108842939 gene encoding uncharacterized protein LOC108842939 gives MRPFMSGSRALFSLISRRNAIRSPINRSGIVQSSSIWNRFRRFGSLPGVERCSSYGLMSNDDDGGRVSFGTGSLIQRRHFLGCGDGEEGGGELSKIYEERRVLGYSQEQLFNVVLAVDLYHGFVPWCQRSEVLKEYPDGSFDAELEIGFKFLVESYISHVEFERPKWIKTTARDTGLFDHLINLWQFKPGPIPGTCELSILVDFKFNSPLYRQVASMFLKEVATRLIGAFSDRCRLVYGPGVPVDANSYEQKA, from the exons ATGCGACCGTTTATGTCTGGCTCGAGAGCTTTGTTCAGCTTAATTTCACGTCGAAACGCAATCAGGAGCCCGATCAATCGCTCCGGGATCGTTCAGAGCAGTTCAATATGGAATCGATTTCGCCGATTTGGTTCTCTTCCGGGGGTGGAGAGATGCTCGTCTTACGGTTTGATGTcaaatgatgatgatggtggaaGAGTCTCTTTCGGTACTGGGAGCTTAATTCAGAGACGGCATTTTCTGGGTTGCGGAGATGGGGAAGAAGGTGGTGGTGAATTGTCAAAGATCTACGAAGAGCGCCGTGTCTTGGG GTATTCTCAGGAGCAATTGTTTAATGTAGTTCTAGCTGTAGACTTGTACCACGGCTTTGTTCCTTGGTGTCAACGCTCCGAGGTTCTTAAAGAATATCCTGATGGCTCTTTCGACGCTGAACTCGAGATTGGTTTCAAGTTTCTTGTCGAGAGTTACATCTCCCATGTTGAGTTCGAAAGACCCAAATGGATTAAG ACAACAGCGAGAGACACCGGCCTGTTTGACCATTTGATCAACCTCTGGCAGTTCAAGCCAGGTCCCATTCCAGGAACCTGCGAGCTTTCTATTCTTGTCGATTTCAAATTCAACTCACCTCTCTATCGCCAG GTGGCTTCGATGTTCTTAAAAGAGGTAGCAACAAGGCTCATTGGGGCGTTTAGTGACCGATGCCGACTTGTGTATGGTCCTGGAGTTCCTGTCGATGCAAACTCATATGAACAAAAAGCTTGA
- the LOC108842937 gene encoding casein kinase II subunit beta-2 isoform X2 — MYKERGTRGSKSEVMDRKRVNEAHDNNRASYSMSHTVSGKGKAASNSVTIGKQLNHHDHHRNSRDPRSKATISDDVSDTDSEESEVSGSEGEDTSWISWFCNLRGNEFFCEVDDDYIQDDFNLCGLNHQVPYYDYALDLILDVDFSQGERFTDEQNELVESAAEMLYGMIHARYILTSKGLASMLDKYKNYDFGRCPRVYCCGQPCLPVGQSDIPRSSTVKIYCPKCEDVYYPRSKYQGNIDGAYFGTTFPHLFLMTYGHLKPQKAAQSYVPRVFGFKLHKP; from the exons ATGTACAAGGAGAGGGGAACGCGTGGATCGAAGTCGGAGGTGATGGATCGGAAACGGGTAAACGAGGCTCACGATAATAACCGAGCGTCGTATTCGATGTCTCACACCGTCAGTGGAAAGGGGAAGGCAGCTTCGAACTCCGTCACGATAGGGAAGCAATTGAATCATCATGACCACCACAGAAACAGCCGCGATCCTCGTTCCAAAGCCACCATTTCCGACG ATGTATCAGACACAGACAGCGAAGAATCTGAGGTCAGTGGTTCCGAAGGGGAGGACACCTCGTGGATATCTTGGTTCTGCAACTTGCGTGGGAACGAGTTCTTTTGTGAAGTTGATGATGATTACATCCAGGATGACTTCAACTTGTGTGGCCTCAACCATCAAGTTCCCTACTACGACTATGCCCTTGATTTGATTTTGGATGTTGATTTTTCTCAGG GTGAGAGGTTTACAGACGAACAGAATGAATTGGTGGAGTCAGCTGCAGAGATGCTATATGGAATGATTCATGCTCGTTACATTTTGACCAGCAAAGGCCTGGCTTCTATG TTAGACAAATACAAAAACTATGACTTTGGAAGATGCCCAAGAGTTTATTGTTGTGGACAGCCTTGTTTACCGGTTGGTCAATCGGATATCCCTCGATCAAGCACCGTAAAGATATATTGCCCCAAATGTGAAGACGTGTATTACCCACGATCAAAATACCAAGGAA ACATAGATGGAGCATACTTTGGGACAACGTTTCCTCATCTGTTTCTGATGACGTATGGACATCTGAAGCCACAAAAGGCAGCGCAAAGCTACGTTCCAAGAGTGTTTGGGTTTAAGTTACACAAGCCGtga